CGCTCTCTACAGCACTTACCTGAACGATCCCCTCACCGTAATTCCGGAAACAGTGCATCGCTTCAATTCCAACTATGCGAACGTCACCTATACGTATGATGACCGGTATAATGCATTCGGTTCTTTCCGTGTTGACTATGCGGATGTGTTCGGCCTGGATGAGAAATTCCGCGGCAGGCCGCTCTGGTCAGCCGGTCTGGGATGGGCCATCCACAACGAGGGATTTATGGAGGGGATATCATGGGTAAACTTCCTCAAGCTGCGTACCACGTATGGCGTGACCGGCAACATCGTTCAGGGTGTGAGCAGCTTCCTCACGGCCAACTCTACCCTGGTGAATCCGATCACCAGCGCACCCTTGTCCATCGTCACAAATGCCGCCAATCCGGAACTGCGCTGGGAAAAAACAACTACCGTCAACGCCGGGCTTGATTTCGCCCTCCTGAATAACCGCCTGAACGGTACGCTGGACCTCTATCGCAAAAAAGGCTCCGACCTGCTGGTCACCACCCGTCTCGATCCTTCCGAAGGCTTTACCAGCCAGATCATCAACAATGGTGGTGTGTTAAACAAGGGCATCGAGCTGAACATCAACTACGAATGGTTCCAATCCACCCGGAGAAACGGACTGCGCTGGCTGACAGGTGTACTGCTGAGCAGAAACCTGAACGAGATCACGTATATCGATGAAACGGCCACCACACCTGTTGCACTGGCACAGAACGGATACCGGGTCGGTTTCCCTGTGAACGCATTATATGCTTTCCAGTACAAGGGGCTGGATGCAGTCGGCCAACCGCAATGGCTTGCCGGAAATGGCGAGCTCACCATTCTCCCTTTAACGGGCAATGACATGAATGCCGTGATATACAGCGGCACCTCCGATCCCCGCATCAACGCCACGCTTACGAATGAATGGCATTATAAGGGCATCAGCCTGAATGTACTGGCCGTGTATTACGGCGGGCAAAGCCTCCGGGCCGTTGTGCCCGAAGTGATCAGCGGCGCTCCTTACGGCTCCATGCCCGCCTACCTGCTGGACAGCTGGGAACCCGGCAAGACCAACACCATTATACCCGGTTTCGGCAAATATTCACCGGGCATGTACCCGGGCACCCGCAGCGTACCGCCCTACCATCTGGCCTACTCAGACGCATTCGTGCGTAAAGGCGATTTCATCAAGGTACGAAGCGCTACACTGGGCTATCAATTACCACATGGATGGACGGACAGGATCGGCGCGCGATCCGCAAAACTGCGTTTCCAGCTCAACAATCCTAAAGCTATCTGGACCCGGAATGACATTGGTCTGGATCCCGAGACCGGCGGAGCACGCGTGCCTTCTTCCTTCGTCTTCGGTATTAATGTCAACTACTAAAACCTGCTGAACATGAAAAAGATCATCGCTATTACAGGATGTATATTATATATGGGCATCGTGCTGCCGGCCTGTCAGAAATTCACGGAGATCACGCCGAAAGGCGCCAACATACTCAACCGTGTGTCTGACCTCGACCTGCTGCTGAACTACAACTTCTCTTCCGGAGATGCGAACAGTGCGCAGGCGGCCTTCTCTGCCAATGATGTGGGCAACCTGGTAAACGATACCTATGCCTACACAACGAACATCCCGTCGCTCATCACTGCCCAAACACAGAATCTCAATTATGCATATACCGTGTATGATGCGTCCATAGACAGGAAAACGCTGGCTGTTACGGATGCGAAATATGAAAAGATGTATTTCATCATCAACAATGTATGCAACGTGATCCTCAGGAATGCCGACAATGCATCCGGCGACCGGCAGAAAGCCAGCCAATACAAGGCGGAAGCCTATATCCTCCGGGCCTACATGCACTACATGCTGGTCAATCTCTATGCAAAAGCCTATGATCCGGCCACTGCGGCTACAGACCCCGGCATTCCTTATGTAAAAGAAGATAATATCATCTCCGAGCCCAACAGGAAAAGCACCGTTGCAGAAGTTTACGACAACATTCAGGCTGATATAGATGCCGCTTTTCAACTGAACAGCCTACCCCGTATCCCTGTAAACAATATGCGCACAGGGCAGGCGTTCGCGTATGGCGTAAAAGCACTGGTACTGCTGAATATGCGCAAACATACGGAAGCACTGGCAGCTGCCGGCCAGAGCCTCAGCATCGATAGTGTTTTGCATGATGACCGGCTCTATGCGCCCGTGGGTACCGCTGCCTACGTCAAACCGGTGATGACACCGCAGGAGAACCTGTTCTACATGGGAGCAGGCGGCAGTCCCACCGTTGCATCGCCCAGTATCGAGATCACCAGCCATATTTACGAACCCGGCAACATCGTCAACAGCTATGTGGAGCCGTATTATGCGCTGGACAATCCGTTCAGCGGAATTGCAGGTTCAAAGCTGTGGCTGAGCCAGGGAGGGGTTTATGCGATCAATACCGCCGGCCTCACTACCAGCGACACTTATCTCATCCAGGCCGAATGCCATGCGCGTAGCGGAAACCTCAATGAAGCGCTGCGCATCATCAACAAGATCAGGGAAAGACGGATTCATCCGAACGACTTCACACCGGTGTCTGCCAATACAACAGCCGGAGTAATGGCCTTGCTGATGCGTACTTCCCGGATCGAATTCCTTTATAGCATGCGCAATTTCTTCAACATCAAACGCTGGAATACGGAACCGGACTACCAGCAGACCATAACCAGAACGGTGAACGGGGTAACTTATTCGCTGGCTCCGGATTCTCCGCTCTGGATCTTTCCCTTCCCGCAAAGCGCTACCAATTACAATAATGAACTGACCCAAAACTATTAGTATCATGCTTATCACTAAACTGACCGCAGCACTCACCCTGCTGACACTCACCACACAGGCACAGGAAAACTTCGTCATCAACGGTAAAACAGGCACCGGCAATGCGCCCGGGAAAGCCTACCTGCTATATAAAAATGGCCGGGACATCATCACCGATTCCGCGGACCTGCATCATGGCGCATTCGAATTCAAAGGCAGCCTGAAGGAACCTACCCTGGCCCGCCTGATCGTAGATCATAAAGGCATTGGTTTTTCCAACACACCCATGAACGCGGATATGATCATGATGTATCTCGAAAAAGGTACCATCCATATCAATGCGGCAGATTCCGTAAAAAAAGCGAAGATCACAGGCTCGGCCATTAATGACGATCATGCCCGTTACCAGGCATTCATTGCCGGCACGGGCAAGGAAGACCTCCTGACCAAAGAGTTTGAATTCATCAGGGCGAACCCTGATTCTTACGTCAGCCTTTATACCCTGCGCGCAGCAGCAGTGCCGGTGATAGACGTACCGGTGATAGAGCCGCTCTTCAATGGATTGAGCAAACACTTGCAATCGTCTGTTACAGGCCGGGAGTTCAGGGAACTGATCGACAAGAAAAAGGCATTGGCGATAGGACAAATCGCACCCGGCTTTACGCAGAATGATGTGAACGGCCAGCCGGTGAGCCTCTCGGATTTCAGAGGTAAATATGTGCTGATCGACTTCTGGGCCTCCTGGTGCGGCCCCTGCCGCGCTGAGAACCCTCACCTCGTGAAGGCTTACAACAGGTATAAAGACAAAGGATTTACCGTACTCGGCGTTTCGCTGGACAGGCCCGGCAAGAAAGAAGACTGGCTGAAGGCCATTGAAAAAGATGGACTGACCTGGACGCAGCTATCCGATCTTCAGTTCTGGGACAATGCGGTGGCCAGGCAATATGGTATCAAAAGCGTTCCCCAGAACTTCCTGCTGGATAAAGAAGGCCGTATCCTGGCCGTTGATCTGCGCGGAGATGCGCTGAATGAAACACTTTCCAGGCTGATCAACTGATCATGTTTGCTGTTAAAAAACGGAGGCTGTATCTTTTCAGGTACAGCCTTTTGCATTGATGAGCAGCTGCGATGCCTGTAACTACGCAGCTCCGCGGACGCTGCATCGCCAGATATGCAGCGTCCGCAACACATCAGGCCAACACCCTCCCAATTGTGCGGAAAGATCATGAAAGTATCTGACCAATCAAACATCGAATATCATGTGGCCTGTCAAGCATTTTATTTTTTTATGTAAGTTTGCGCCATACAATTGATAACCCAACATTCGTACAAATGATGAAACAACAAATGATCTCTCTGGCAGTTGCCGTATTAGCATTGACTGCCTCCTCCTGTAACAATCAAACCAGGCAACCTTCCGCAGCAGAAGAATCCGGAGAAAAAACGGTGGCCGCAACCGAAGAAAAGAAACAGCCAGCCGGTAACGACCCCGCCGGTGCAAAAACGTTTGACATCAATACCATTCCTGTATCCGACAAGGAGATCGGAGAATTTCCCTTCTTCAACTTCCCGGAAGGCCTTAAAGCAACCAACCGCCCCATCCAGCGTAAATACGATGTGCTGTATTTTCCGATAGATGGCGTTATGACGCCGATAGAAGGCAAAGTTTGGAAAACGTATGTGTCTATAGCAAAGGGGTCTGATGACGAATGGTCCTTACCCTATTTTCTGAAAAGCTATGACGAAGCAATTGCCGCCGTTGGAGGAGTGAAGATCTTTGATGGTAAAATAACGAATGAGGAATATGAACGGTATCACGACCAGGCGGAATATCTGGGAGAAGATGGCTCCATTGGTTATGTTGGTCAAAGAATAGTCGTTTATGTGATTCGCCGGAGCGATGGCAGGGATGTCTATATTCAAATGGCCGGGAACACGGCTTCAGGCAACCTCAATATCCTGCAAAAGGAAGGCTTTAAACAAACCATCACCATGATGAAGTCTGACCAGATACAGCAAGCATTGGATGAAAAGGGGAAAGCCGTTCTTTATATCAATTTCGATGTAGATAAATCCACTTTAAAACCTGATGGAAAAGACGCCGTTGCTGAAATCAGAAAAGTGCTGGAAAGCACCCCCTCCCTCAAAATTGCCATTAATGGCTATACGGACAATACCGGTGACGATGCGCATAATAAACGGCTGTCAAACGACAGGGCTAACACGGTGATGCAGGCACTTGTTGCCGCGGGGATAGATAAGGCAAGACTGTCCGCCGAAGGGTTTGGCTCTCAAAACCCGCTTGCTGACAACTCATCTGAAGAAGGGAAGGCTAAAAACAGGAGAGTGGAGCTTGTTAAAATGTGATTTTTATTGACCGGTGGCAACCGGTAGGGTAAAGGGCTTCCATTCGCGAAGATGTTTTTCTGCTTTCTGTTAAAGGCTGATATCTCCCCATGTTGATTAAGCCTTTGATAAAAATATGGTCCAATCATTTCCCGGTTTTTCTTAAATTCAACCAGAAAATGTCTTTGTTAGCCAATGAATGAAACAGAAAAAACAGTAAAGCTACGGAAACCTGATCCTGAAGAAATCCAGTATATAATGGTTTCTCGTCTTGACGGGCATTGGGAGACGATTCATATTAATGGGACATCCACATCATTTCCCATTTCATTAATTCGTGGCTTGGTACATAGACCCATGCCCGAAGAAGCATCAACCTTATTTATCCGAAGGCACGACAATGGGAATCCGGATGAGTCATGGCTGGGTAAAAGCTACGGTTTTAGATGGCAGCGCAACTTACAAAATACGCTTACATTAATCTTTCACATAAAGGATTTGCAGCGGGTCTCATGCCCGTCAGCTTTTAAGAAACATGACATCGGGTGCCATTTAAACCATAAACACTCATTTGCGAATGAGCATCTGGAAGCAATTTTTTTAAAAGAAATGGCGGTTACCAACCGATGGCCTTTATTTGAGCAGTATTGCCATTACTTATTAAAATTACTTGGGATACATACAATACACCCTGTGTCTTTAAAAAAAAGCAAGGGTAAAGCAGATGGGCAATTCATATTCCAGGATCTGTTTGTTCTCTATGATGCAACCCTAAGAAGTAATTTTCGGGAATACAAAAAAACGCAAATAGCATCATATGTTACCCAGTTAAAGAAAAAAAGGCATATTACCATCGGTAACAAGCCTTTTGTCCTTAGAGATATGCAAAAGCAGATCTGGATCATAACAAGAGGAACTGAAAGTGGCCCAATAACCTTGGATGCAAGTATAAATTCAGGAAAAATATCCGTAAAAGAAGTTCCATTCACTAAATTGGTGGATATCTACTTCAAGAGAATGCACGAGGAAATCATGGCTGAAGATATATGTCTGCTTCTGAAAAACATCTGACTCCCGGCGAAAGACGGTATGTTTCAACGAACTCCTAATACTGTACAGCCAGGTTTTACCAAATATCCGGCATCCTCTGCACATCAGGCCTGCAGCTTCAATTGCGCTGAAAGGTCATGAAAATACCTGGCCGACCAAACATCGAGCCGCTCCGGATGACGGATAAAGCGACGGATACCATCCTTCACCCGATCCATATTTACCGAATCTATCTTTTGTTTGAGCAACGATCTGAATTGTGCTTCCGTAATCACTTCTTCCTGCCAGTTGCCGCTGCCTTTGGCGCGCAGCAGAAAGTGAGAAAGGTTGAGCGGTGTTCCATTTCTTATATACCATTCCATATCGTACCAATCACGCCCCTTGACATTGTTTTGCCATTTGCGAAAGAGGAGTGCATGCATTTTACCGGCAAAAAGGTCTGGCAATGAAAAACACTTTACATAAAAAGAAAATGGCCGGGTCAGCAGCTTCTCTTCGGTCGCAAACCCTAAGGGAGGCTTTTTGTCCACCTCAATCTTGATTTTTATCCTGGCCACCTGCCCTAAATGTTGTTCGGGCAAAATGCTATCAAGCACCAACTCCTTCCAGATCGTTTCGGATTTCAGAAACGCAGATTCTACATTGGATTGTGCAGACTTTACCTTTTCATTAATGCTCACCTGCATGCCCTGTGCATTAAATTCCGAAATAATAGCCTGCATATACGGTTGAAATGAAAAACCGGCATCTTCCTCAAGTAAAGAGAAATCGAGGTCTTCAGAAAAACGATCCAGCCCGTAAAAAATCCGCAAAGCGGTTCCTCCGTAGAAAGCAGCTTTGTCGAAGAATCCGCTGCGATACAATCCAGCCAGGCCTACCTCCTGCATGATCTCCCGTAATGCAGATGTTGCTTCTTCCCTGTTGGCCGGGTTATATGATTCGAGCCATTCTTTTATCATAGCTGTTGTATTGTTTGTACCAAAATATCCAGCGAAGTTCTTTTCGGGGAATTGACAAGCCACTCCTTCATAGCGGGAACATTTAAAGTCTTCAACCGGTCCAGGTCTATCCTCAAATCGTTTTCCAGGTAAGCAAGCGCACCCTTGCGGCTTCTAAGCTCTACCCCTGCAGTGGCAATGATCTTGTCAAAAAGCGCCTTTTCGGGCGTAGCGACAAGGAAACGTTGTTTGGGAGAAACTGCTACGCTTGCAATCCCATAACTATAGTACGGTAGCCGCAATCGCGTATAGCTAAACACACCAAGAGGAGTCTGGTAAATACGACTGCCCTTTGTGGTAACGGAAGTGGTTTCATAGACTTTTTCCGGGATAAGGTCATAGTAAGACAAGGCGCTTTCGAGCGAAACATAGCTCGGCCCCAGAATATGATTGGCCAACAGGAAGGGATCAGGCTGCTGATGGGTGATCTTTGGGCCGGCCACATAAAGCCCTTTTCTTACGGGGAGCAAAAGACCGTCCTTTACCAGATACTGAATTTTGTCATTCGGCTGCCGGTAATCCTGTAGCAACCATGTCATTACATGATGAGGAATGGGGGTTTCCCCGTATTGCTGTATGGATTGTGCTAAAGTCACGTTACAAATGTAGAATTTTATAGGGATAATATGAAATATTCATATTATCTATGTCAATTTCCGCATTTTCCATCCCACCTTTGCATGATGTCAGTACCTGGTATCTAAAGACGTTTTCAAAACCCGTAAATTGCACCCCCCGTAAACAATACGTTCCGCATCCCACAGTTGGCGGTAATTTTAAATACATCAAACAACAATCATGAGTATTGAAGAAATAAAAACACACATCTTTCAGAATTTTGAGCATGTCAATATTGTTGAAGCGAATGGTGACCTGTTTTTTATGTATGACAACAACGACAAGTTCCCCTTTGCAACGATCGTGACCAGCGATAATGAATACGACAGCACTTCAAACCTCAACCGGGAGGGTTTCTTTCGGCTAAACGTCGGGCTGGACGGCGAGACGTTCAATTCGATGTTTGGAGGACTGACCAGTGAAAAGGGACTTGAAGCTTACCTGAATTTGGGAATTGACTTTACAAAAGAAGACACGATACTGCCTCACCCCACTTATGGCGCGATGTACTGGGTTTGCGTGGTCAATCCATCGAAGGAGACGTTCGAATCGGTGAAGGAATACCTGGCCCTGTCCTATAATAAAGTCGCAAAAAAGCAATAACGGACGCTCAACGGCGTGCCGGCCGGCAACCTGCATTTCTGCCGGCTTGTAACGCTTCGTACACCCATCCATGAAACTGCTGTCATCCTTCTGTCGTGCCGGTATAAGTCAGAGAGGCAATGGGTGGATGACGGATGGACAACGGGTGGCGACCGGGGAAAAGGTGGACTTACAGCGGTGGTGATCCGGTGGCGAGGTGGGAATGAGTATTTGCAGGATACCGGATGAGGCGGTGTTATGCTCAAAAACAGGAATGCCCGCAGCGAAGGCCTGCAGGGGAATTTGCGGGTTATTGTATGTGTTTTTCAAGATCGGTTTTCAGGATAGTTTGCTCACCAAATACAGTACTCAAGGCGGGGATAACCTATTCTCTTTGTATGATGTGTCGGGTGGATGGTGTGCGTTTGGAGAGCGGAATGAGGTGGTGATGCTGTGCCTTAGCATCGGTGTGGGTGGCGGTGGTTGATGGAAGATCTTTCCGGTTTGTGGCTCCTGCACCGCTACGATATCCGCGGCCACATATTTACGGTTA
This genomic stretch from Chitinophaga sp. XS-30 harbors:
- a CDS encoding TlpA disulfide reductase family protein, giving the protein MLITKLTAALTLLTLTTQAQENFVINGKTGTGNAPGKAYLLYKNGRDIITDSADLHHGAFEFKGSLKEPTLARLIVDHKGIGFSNTPMNADMIMMYLEKGTIHINAADSVKKAKITGSAINDDHARYQAFIAGTGKEDLLTKEFEFIRANPDSYVSLYTLRAAAVPVIDVPVIEPLFNGLSKHLQSSVTGREFRELIDKKKALAIGQIAPGFTQNDVNGQPVSLSDFRGKYVLIDFWASWCGPCRAENPHLVKAYNRYKDKGFTVLGVSLDRPGKKEDWLKAIEKDGLTWTQLSDLQFWDNAVARQYGIKSVPQNFLLDKEGRILAVDLRGDALNETLSRLIN
- a CDS encoding nucleotidyl transferase AbiEii/AbiGii toxin family protein; protein product: MIKEWLESYNPANREEATSALREIMQEVGLAGLYRSGFFDKAAFYGGTALRIFYGLDRFSEDLDFSLLEEDAGFSFQPYMQAIISEFNAQGMQVSINEKVKSAQSNVESAFLKSETIWKELVLDSILPEQHLGQVARIKIKIEVDKKPPLGFATEEKLLTRPFSFYVKCFSLPDLFAGKMHALLFRKWQNNVKGRDWYDMEWYIRNGTPLNLSHFLLRAKGSGNWQEEVITEAQFRSLLKQKIDSVNMDRVKDGIRRFIRHPERLDVWSARYFHDLSAQLKLQA
- a CDS encoding RagB/SusD family nutrient uptake outer membrane protein, with amino-acid sequence MKKIIAITGCILYMGIVLPACQKFTEITPKGANILNRVSDLDLLLNYNFSSGDANSAQAAFSANDVGNLVNDTYAYTTNIPSLITAQTQNLNYAYTVYDASIDRKTLAVTDAKYEKMYFIINNVCNVILRNADNASGDRQKASQYKAEAYILRAYMHYMLVNLYAKAYDPATAATDPGIPYVKEDNIISEPNRKSTVAEVYDNIQADIDAAFQLNSLPRIPVNNMRTGQAFAYGVKALVLLNMRKHTEALAAAGQSLSIDSVLHDDRLYAPVGTAAYVKPVMTPQENLFYMGAGGSPTVASPSIEITSHIYEPGNIVNSYVEPYYALDNPFSGIAGSKLWLSQGGVYAINTAGLTTSDTYLIQAECHARSGNLNEALRIINKIRERRIHPNDFTPVSANTTAGVMALLMRTSRIEFLYSMRNFFNIKRWNTEPDYQQTITRTVNGVTYSLAPDSPLWIFPFPQSATNYNNELTQNY
- a CDS encoding DUF6194 family protein, with the translated sequence MSIEEIKTHIFQNFEHVNIVEANGDLFFMYDNNDKFPFATIVTSDNEYDSTSNLNREGFFRLNVGLDGETFNSMFGGLTSEKGLEAYLNLGIDFTKEDTILPHPTYGAMYWVCVVNPSKETFESVKEYLALSYNKVAKKQ
- a CDS encoding OmpA family protein; amino-acid sequence: MMKQQMISLAVAVLALTASSCNNQTRQPSAAEESGEKTVAATEEKKQPAGNDPAGAKTFDINTIPVSDKEIGEFPFFNFPEGLKATNRPIQRKYDVLYFPIDGVMTPIEGKVWKTYVSIAKGSDDEWSLPYFLKSYDEAIAAVGGVKIFDGKITNEEYERYHDQAEYLGEDGSIGYVGQRIVVYVIRRSDGRDVYIQMAGNTASGNLNILQKEGFKQTITMMKSDQIQQALDEKGKAVLYINFDVDKSTLKPDGKDAVAEIRKVLESTPSLKIAINGYTDNTGDDAHNKRLSNDRANTVMQALVAAGIDKARLSAEGFGSQNPLADNSSEEGKAKNRRVELVKM